Proteins from a genomic interval of Leeia speluncae:
- a CDS encoding cell division protein ZapA, which produces MAGEIKGLDVTIMGREFRVACPAEEEQGLLEAVAYLDSKMREIRDSGKIVGIDRIAVMAALNITHEFLHMKVTPDVDLGDFKRRITRMQGLIDKTIAEQNSLF; this is translated from the coding sequence ATGGCTGGTGAAATAAAAGGTTTAGATGTAACCATTATGGGGCGAGAGTTCCGTGTGGCTTGTCCTGCAGAAGAAGAGCAGGGTTTACTAGAAGCGGTGGCTTATCTTGATTCTAAGATGCGCGAAATCAGAGATTCTGGTAAAATAGTCGGTATAGATCGTATTGCAGTGATGGCAGCACTAAACATCACGCATGAGTTTTTACACATGAAAGTGACTCCTGATGTTGATTTAGGAGATTTCAAGCGTCGTATTACTCGGATGCAAGGCTTGATCGACAAGACAATTGCAGAACAGAACTCTCTGTTCTAA
- a CDS encoding response regulator — protein MDNIPIEEWGGHVAGSQNLSGIKVMVIDDSNTIRRSAEIFLKQAGCEVILAEDGFDALSKITDHLPDIIFVDVMMPRLDGYQTCSLIKKNPRYQVTPVVMLSSKDGLFDRARGRMVGSDEYLTKPFTKDSLLNVVADRVKRAV, from the coding sequence TTGGATAACATTCCAATAGAAGAGTGGGGAGGGCATGTGGCTGGTTCGCAAAACCTGAGCGGTATAAAAGTCATGGTAATTGATGACAGCAATACCATCCGCAGAAGTGCAGAGATCTTTTTGAAGCAAGCTGGCTGTGAAGTCATTCTGGCTGAAGATGGCTTTGATGCACTGTCAAAAATTACCGACCACTTACCAGATATCATTTTTGTAGATGTAATGATGCCACGTCTGGACGGTTATCAAACTTGCTCACTGATCAAAAAAAATCCACGTTATCAAGTTACGCCAGTTGTCATGCTGTCTTCCAAAGATGGCTTGTTTGACCGGGCAAGAGGCCGAATGGTTGGGTCTGATGAATACTTAACCAAGCCATTCACTAAAGATAGCTTATTAAATGTTGTGGCAGACCGTGTTAAACGGGCTGTTTGA
- a CDS encoding STAS domain-containing protein codes for MQASCSFNGPVAVVSLTGRFDFNSHRVFREAIDKGLAEPNVRQLTIDFKSVDYIDSSALGMLMLLKEKADMARKQVTLSNCSGVARQVLDIANFSKLFTME; via the coding sequence ATGCAGGCTAGTTGTTCGTTCAATGGCCCCGTTGCGGTCGTCTCACTGACTGGGCGCTTTGACTTCAACTCCCATCGTGTTTTCCGTGAAGCGATCGATAAAGGCTTAGCAGAACCAAACGTAAGACAGCTGACGATCGATTTCAAAAGTGTCGACTATATTGATAGCTCGGCATTAGGGATGTTGATGCTGCTTAAAGAAAAAGCAGATATGGCCCGAAAGCAAGTAACGCTATCGAATTGTTCTGGCGTCGCAAGGCAAGTGCTAGACATTGCTAATTTCAGCAAACTCTTCACCATGGAATAA
- a CDS encoding SpoIIE family protein phosphatase, protein MQLSNVPMMILVVDDDRMIRLLLRRFLESCEHQVVEAASGEEALTLFAEANPDIVLMDMVMPGMDGIETAKQIKKMRDERWTPILFLTALDNEADLVAALSNGGDDYLTKPVNFPILRAKLSAFERSVMLNKRVHEQSIELARYQDRSREELRVAQHLMSRIVSGDKLADPFLSHWNSSAEFLSGDLMAAARTPGDVLYVMLADGVGHGLTASLNVLPVTQPFYTMTAKGFSIVEIAREINAKVRQLMPRDRFISAVLISVDMIASRIEVWNGGIPKVFVLDSSGAVKHEFNSKHLPLGILPEYMFDSKVEAYPINEDLRLIAYSDGLIEAGDEGGELFGHERLIKAITNCDVGHEVAAIQEAIVEHLQGHTHHDDISLMVLNCQRALFDEMRLKAKAEEDIVGDKLTPGWRFMLDLGPAELKRVNAIPLLIHVLDQMNVSRKQRSEVFLILTELFANALDHGLLFLDSAMKETLGGVDDYFDERAKRLHDLFEGRIKLEVAVIVEDGQNVLRLDVEDSGAGFDTTDVPDSSALIKVAHSGKGIALVRSLSKQVVFHPPGNHVTVDYVLNAVKV, encoded by the coding sequence TTGCAACTGTCTAATGTCCCCATGATGATTCTGGTTGTCGATGATGACCGGATGATCAGATTATTACTGCGTCGCTTTTTAGAGTCTTGCGAACATCAAGTCGTTGAGGCGGCAAGTGGCGAGGAGGCATTGACGTTATTTGCGGAAGCTAATCCTGATATTGTCCTGATGGACATGGTCATGCCAGGGATGGACGGGATTGAAACCGCCAAGCAAATCAAAAAAATGCGCGATGAGCGCTGGACCCCTATTCTGTTTTTAACGGCGCTGGATAATGAGGCTGATTTGGTCGCTGCCTTGTCTAATGGCGGCGATGACTACCTTACCAAGCCTGTAAACTTCCCCATTTTACGTGCCAAGCTAAGTGCTTTCGAACGTAGCGTCATGCTGAATAAGCGGGTGCATGAACAGTCTATCGAATTAGCCAGATATCAGGATCGATCTAGAGAAGAACTGCGCGTTGCTCAGCACTTGATGAGCCGCATTGTCAGTGGAGATAAATTAGCTGATCCATTCCTAAGTCACTGGAACTCCTCTGCAGAATTTTTATCTGGCGACTTGATGGCCGCGGCAAGAACGCCTGGTGATGTCTTATATGTCATGCTTGCCGATGGTGTTGGGCATGGACTAACCGCGTCTTTGAACGTACTACCTGTAACGCAACCCTTTTACACAATGACAGCAAAAGGGTTTTCAATTGTCGAGATTGCGCGGGAAATCAATGCCAAAGTTCGGCAATTAATGCCTAGGGACCGCTTCATCTCTGCTGTGCTCATTTCTGTCGATATGATCGCTAGCCGTATTGAAGTTTGGAATGGCGGTATTCCTAAAGTCTTTGTGCTCGATAGTTCTGGCGCGGTAAAGCATGAGTTCAACTCTAAACACCTGCCATTAGGCATTTTGCCAGAGTACATGTTTGATTCAAAAGTAGAAGCCTACCCAATTAATGAAGATTTACGCCTCATTGCATATTCTGATGGCCTGATTGAGGCGGGAGATGAAGGTGGCGAACTCTTTGGACATGAACGCTTAATTAAAGCGATTACCAACTGTGATGTTGGGCATGAAGTGGCCGCCATTCAAGAGGCGATTGTCGAGCATCTACAAGGGCATACGCATCACGATGATATCTCATTAATGGTGCTCAATTGTCAACGAGCACTTTTTGATGAAATGCGCTTAAAAGCAAAAGCAGAAGAAGACATTGTAGGGGATAAACTTACCCCAGGATGGCGCTTTATGCTGGATCTAGGGCCTGCAGAGCTCAAACGTGTCAATGCCATTCCACTGTTGATTCACGTGCTGGATCAAATGAACGTTTCTAGAAAACAGCGCTCAGAAGTGTTCCTTATTTTGACCGAGTTGTTTGCAAATGCATTAGATCACGGATTGTTGTTCCTTGATTCGGCAATGAAAGAAACGCTAGGCGGTGTGGACGATTATTTTGATGAACGAGCAAAACGTTTGCACGATTTGTTTGAGGGCCGTATCAAGTTAGAGGTGGCGGTCATCGTTGAAGATGGACAGAATGTTCTTCGCTTAGATGTAGAGGACTCTGGTGCTGGATTTGATACGACAGATGTGCCTGATTCTAGTGCATTGATTAAAGTAGCGCATTCTGGAAAAGGGATTGCGCTGGTGAGATCACTGTCTAAACAAGTGGTGTTTCATCCTCCGGGCAATCATGTGACCGTGGACTATGTTTTAAATGCAGTAAAGGTTTGA
- a CDS encoding protein-glutamate methylesterase/protein-glutamine glutaminase, producing MNRLKVVVVDDSALIRSLLTEIINQSSDMTVVGVAADPYAAREVIRNTNPDVITLDIEMPKMDGLDFLEKLMRLRPTPVLMISTLTERSSDATLKALELGAIDYIAKPKLDIARGMEAFADEIRDKLRTVAKATVKARVMDVTPKHTADSILPSIKGKMLSTEKLILVGSSTGGTEALREFLVPMPPDSPAILVTQHMPEMFTKSFAQRLNGLCRIEVKEAEHGERVMPGHAYIAPGHSHMLLARSGANYVIELNQGPPVNRHRPSVDVLFRSGANIAGPNVVGVILTGMGKDGAVGMLEMKQAGAYNFAQDEASCVVFGMPKEAIALGGADEIVPLSKMTERVLTYLSKYGKLNRV from the coding sequence ATGAATAGACTGAAGGTGGTGGTGGTTGATGACTCCGCACTCATTCGTAGTTTGCTGACTGAAATTATTAATCAATCATCAGACATGACGGTAGTGGGCGTAGCTGCTGATCCCTATGCAGCGAGGGAAGTGATTCGGAACACCAATCCAGATGTGATTACGTTAGACATCGAAATGCCAAAAATGGACGGGTTAGATTTTCTCGAAAAACTCATGAGATTACGTCCAACACCGGTATTGATGATTTCTACGCTAACTGAGCGCAGTTCAGATGCAACGTTAAAAGCATTAGAACTTGGGGCAATTGATTACATCGCCAAACCAAAACTCGATATTGCAAGAGGGATGGAAGCATTTGCCGATGAAATTAGAGATAAATTGAGAACAGTTGCAAAAGCAACGGTAAAAGCACGCGTTATGGATGTTACACCAAAGCATACGGCAGACAGCATCCTGCCAAGTATCAAAGGAAAGATGCTATCGACAGAAAAACTGATTTTAGTTGGTTCATCAACCGGTGGTACAGAGGCATTACGAGAGTTCTTGGTGCCAATGCCGCCAGATAGCCCTGCGATCTTGGTTACTCAGCATATGCCGGAAATGTTTACCAAATCGTTCGCCCAACGCCTGAATGGTTTGTGTCGCATAGAGGTAAAAGAGGCAGAGCATGGTGAGCGTGTCATGCCGGGGCATGCGTATATTGCGCCAGGGCACTCCCACATGCTGCTTGCTAGAAGTGGTGCAAACTATGTGATTGAACTCAATCAAGGGCCGCCTGTTAATCGCCATCGACCAAGTGTGGATGTGTTGTTTAGATCTGGTGCTAACATTGCAGGCCCTAATGTGGTCGGTGTGATCCTGACTGGCATGGGAAAAGACGGCGCAGTCGGTATGCTGGAGATGAAACAAGCCGGGGCATATAACTTTGCTCAAGATGAAGCGAGTTGCGTTGTTTTTGGTATGCCTAAAGAAGCAATTGCACTAGGTGGGGCAGATGAGATCGTTCCTTTGTCGAAAATGACGGAGCGAGTACTGACCTATTTGTCAAAATATGGCAAACTCAATAGAGTTTAA
- a CDS encoding sensor domain-containing diguanylate cyclase, with protein sequence MDLPKSRLFKNLFHPSILLLLALIGCAYLGLTHSNLETQHLTMLVLISIAILIILSVIVNALFLKQLNKINKQLSSAINLEALHSATIYGAIRHYRQVSRKVEEHLQKSHMQHTLLRTGISDERERLRQQMAQRKKSLDYLTKFQKLLSKNFSELLLIPADQVEAELTETLGRVARFMSIERVSLFQYDQENKQFVYSNEWLEEDFPSSHLLLSKVTPAEYPWWFEQLSKGPIVIESLEELPEAAFPEKATLANHRVKSLIAMPLQHNGGVIGYITYDSLTHKRQWEEDEITLLSIANALIVGTLVNQQRYKEIQNARETLEIANKQLKAITRTDSLTGLANRRYFDEMRQIEFSRANRSNQPLCLMLCDLDYFKRLNDSLGHSAGDEAIKAFAQALEQVFGRKSDLCARVGGEEFAVLLPETPLPQAINLAEVLRNSLWEKAVPHPASPIADRLTISIGIATFQQGNYERFDALYSAADKALYEAKSLGRNRVIANH encoded by the coding sequence ATGGACTTACCGAAAAGTCGGCTATTCAAAAACCTATTTCACCCCAGCATTCTTTTATTGCTGGCATTAATCGGTTGCGCCTACCTTGGGCTTACCCATAGCAATCTCGAAACACAGCATCTCACCATGCTGGTACTCATTTCGATTGCAATCTTAATTATTCTCTCTGTCATCGTTAACGCGCTATTTCTAAAGCAACTCAACAAAATTAATAAACAATTATCTAGTGCGATTAATCTAGAAGCTTTGCATTCGGCGACAATTTATGGTGCGATTCGACACTATCGACAAGTTTCTAGAAAAGTTGAAGAGCACTTACAAAAATCTCATATGCAGCATACCCTGCTAAGAACGGGGATTAGCGATGAAAGAGAACGCTTGAGACAGCAGATGGCTCAACGCAAAAAATCGCTAGATTACCTCACCAAATTTCAAAAATTGCTCTCGAAAAATTTTAGTGAACTGTTGCTGATCCCTGCCGACCAAGTAGAAGCTGAATTAACAGAAACATTAGGACGAGTAGCAAGATTTATGAGTATTGAAAGAGTTTCTTTATTTCAATACGATCAAGAAAATAAGCAGTTTGTTTATTCAAACGAGTGGCTAGAAGAAGATTTCCCAAGTAGCCATTTGCTATTGTCAAAAGTGACACCAGCCGAATACCCATGGTGGTTTGAGCAGTTAAGTAAAGGCCCAATCGTGATAGAAAGCCTTGAAGAATTGCCGGAAGCTGCCTTTCCTGAAAAAGCAACGCTTGCCAATCATCGAGTGAAAAGTTTAATTGCGATGCCGTTACAGCATAATGGTGGCGTCATTGGCTACATTACTTATGACTCACTCACCCATAAACGACAATGGGAAGAAGATGAAATCACCCTACTTTCTATTGCCAACGCATTAATTGTTGGCACACTCGTTAATCAACAACGCTACAAAGAGATCCAAAACGCCCGAGAGACCCTTGAGATTGCAAATAAGCAACTAAAAGCGATCACAAGGACAGACTCATTAACCGGTTTAGCCAATCGCCGTTATTTTGATGAGATGCGTCAAATTGAATTTAGTCGCGCAAACCGCAGTAATCAGCCACTATGCCTGATGCTATGCGATTTAGACTACTTCAAACGGTTAAATGATAGCCTTGGGCACTCTGCTGGTGACGAAGCCATTAAAGCGTTTGCTCAGGCACTAGAGCAGGTATTTGGACGCAAGAGTGACCTTTGCGCCAGAGTGGGTGGTGAAGAGTTTGCCGTCTTACTACCTGAAACCCCATTACCGCAAGCTATCAATCTGGCTGAAGTTCTTCGCAATTCCCTTTGGGAAAAAGCAGTACCTCACCCGGCCTCTCCAATTGCTGACCGTCTCACAATTAGCATAGGAATAGCGACCTTTCAACAAGGCAACTATGAGCGGTTTGATGCATTATATAGCGCTGCCGACAAGGCTTTGTATGAAGCAAAATCGCTCGGTAGAAACCGGGTGATTGCGAACCATTAG
- a CDS encoding sensor histidine kinase, with the protein MHSIKQKPSSPNLPNFTQLGVLFRIGITLVFFGALHELIISNSVTDFVTRFSVMVSSFSPIVLTILLGLYFLSKPLSNRPYWFSSMVVVLWCELCAVTWLWLSNALVFDLQKTWLLTPSIVIFLLYYFRVRELALSPAITEARLQALQARIRPHFLFNSLNAVLVLIRIDPRKAERVLENFAELFRVLMADNRQLVPLAKELELAKQYLEIEQVRLGDRLQLEWHVSKMPGDAMIPPLVLQPLLENAVYHGIERSVGVGNIGVNIYYKGNEVFIQIRNSHRVSESAPHEGNKMALANIRERLMLHFDMEAEISAQPGHDYFQVMIRMPYQKEAK; encoded by the coding sequence ATGCACAGTATAAAGCAAAAACCTTCATCACCGAACTTACCTAACTTTACTCAGTTAGGTGTGTTGTTTCGTATTGGCATCACATTGGTGTTTTTTGGGGCATTGCATGAGCTGATTATTTCAAACAGTGTGACTGATTTTGTGACACGTTTTAGTGTGATGGTCTCTTCTTTTTCACCGATTGTGTTAACCATCCTGCTTGGTCTTTATTTCCTTTCAAAACCACTTTCAAACCGCCCTTATTGGTTTTCTTCGATGGTGGTCGTTTTGTGGTGTGAATTATGTGCTGTCACTTGGCTGTGGTTAAGTAATGCGCTTGTATTTGACTTGCAAAAAACCTGGCTGTTAACTCCTAGTATTGTCATTTTCTTACTGTATTATTTTAGAGTAAGAGAGTTGGCGCTTTCGCCTGCGATTACTGAAGCCCGCTTGCAGGCACTGCAAGCTAGAATTAGGCCGCATTTCTTATTTAATAGTTTAAATGCCGTGCTCGTGTTGATCCGAATTGATCCGCGTAAAGCGGAGCGGGTATTGGAAAATTTTGCTGAACTTTTCCGGGTGTTAATGGCTGATAATCGGCAATTAGTCCCGCTTGCAAAAGAATTAGAGCTTGCAAAGCAATATTTAGAAATTGAGCAAGTAAGGCTAGGAGATCGCTTGCAACTCGAATGGCATGTTAGCAAAATGCCGGGGGATGCTATGATTCCTCCCCTCGTGCTTCAACCGCTACTAGAAAATGCGGTATATCATGGCATTGAAAGAAGTGTGGGTGTGGGCAATATCGGGGTAAACATTTATTACAAAGGTAATGAAGTATTTATTCAAATTAGAAACTCTCATCGTGTCAGTGAAAGTGCACCTCATGAAGGAAATAAGATGGCGCTCGCTAATATTCGTGAGCGATTGATGTTGCACTTTGATATGGAGGCAGAAATTTCTGCGCAACCAGGACACGACTATTTTCAGGTCATGATTCGCATGCCGTACCAGAAGGAGGCCAAATGA
- a CDS encoding LytR/AlgR family response regulator transcription factor, protein MTGALKVLVVDDEQFARTRIKQLLEDCNDKLAVSCIGEAGTAEEAQALLTKQRMDVVLLDINMPGMGGVELAKWIKQLPESPNIIFTTAHDEFALQAFDLAATDYILKPVRLERLLEALGRVKPTKKPSPVLDQDAFISVTERGRIILVPIGDVLYLKAELKYITIVTKEKEYLLEGALTQLEQDYSAHFVRIHRNCLVHTDQLSGFERSTVADEEPHWLAVLKCGVKLPVSRRQWQQLRGVIK, encoded by the coding sequence ATGACAGGTGCTCTTAAGGTGTTAGTTGTTGATGATGAGCAATTTGCCAGAACACGTATTAAACAGTTACTTGAAGACTGTAATGACAAATTGGCGGTCAGCTGTATTGGTGAGGCAGGAACGGCAGAAGAGGCCCAGGCGTTGTTAACAAAGCAACGGATGGATGTTGTGCTGCTAGATATCAATATGCCGGGCATGGGGGGCGTTGAACTAGCAAAGTGGATTAAACAATTGCCGGAGTCGCCAAACATTATTTTTACTACGGCCCATGATGAGTTTGCCCTACAGGCATTTGACTTAGCTGCTACTGATTATATTTTGAAGCCAGTTAGGTTGGAGCGCTTATTGGAAGCCCTTGGAAGGGTTAAGCCTACGAAAAAGCCCTCGCCGGTGTTAGATCAAGATGCCTTTATCTCTGTAACTGAGCGTGGAAGAATTATTTTGGTGCCCATTGGCGATGTTTTGTATTTAAAAGCGGAACTCAAATACATCACGATTGTAACAAAAGAAAAAGAATATTTATTAGAAGGTGCTTTAACGCAACTCGAGCAGGATTATTCCGCCCATTTTGTCAGAATTCATCGGAACTGCTTGGTTCATACCGATCAACTATCTGGATTTGAGCGCTCAACCGTCGCAGATGAAGAGCCCCATTGGTTAGCGGTATTGAAATGTGGGGTTAAATTACCGGTTAGTCGGCGGCAATGGCAGCAATTGCGTGGTGTTATCAAATAA
- a CDS encoding response regulator, protein MPIKKILVVDDSPTERHFLGEILTRNGYQVVMLESGEQAVQQAKDIMPDLILMDVVMPGLNGFQATRQISRDEATKHIPIFMCTSKGQETDKIWGLRQGARDYLVKPVDQAELLSKISALN, encoded by the coding sequence ATGCCGATCAAGAAAATTCTAGTTGTAGACGACTCGCCGACAGAACGGCACTTCCTTGGTGAGATTCTAACCCGTAATGGGTATCAGGTTGTGATGCTTGAAAGTGGTGAGCAAGCTGTGCAACAGGCAAAAGATATCATGCCAGATTTGATTTTGATGGATGTGGTGATGCCTGGATTAAATGGCTTTCAAGCGACGCGTCAAATTAGTCGTGACGAAGCGACAAAGCACATTCCTATTTTTATGTGCACCAGCAAGGGCCAAGAAACCGACAAAATTTGGGGGCTACGCCAAGGCGCGAGGGATTACTTGGTAAAACCAGTTGATCAAGCTGAGCTTCTGTCAAAAATTTCGGCGTTAAACTAA
- a CDS encoding 5-formyltetrahydrofolate cyclo-ligase — protein sequence MSQDKQAIRRSIRRLRKTITPLVRKQAAKAALKFCRKYIPLLKAKRIAFYWPMADEFDVLPMLTFWEEQGKACYLPVVPKNGRRLWFVRKDSRTRWKNNRFGIPEPIHPERIRAEQLDVVLVPLMGIDQYGFRLGMGGGFYDTSIACRRLRNMTRPKLIGVAYELQKVNHLEADPWDIRMDALVSEKEFSVFPKN from the coding sequence ATGAGTCAAGATAAGCAAGCTATTCGTCGGTCAATACGACGTCTAAGAAAAACCATTACTCCACTCGTACGAAAACAAGCGGCAAAAGCTGCGCTCAAATTCTGCAGAAAATACATTCCTTTGCTAAAAGCAAAGCGAATTGCATTTTATTGGCCTATGGCAGACGAGTTCGATGTTTTGCCGATGCTTACTTTTTGGGAGGAACAAGGAAAGGCATGCTACCTACCTGTTGTCCCCAAAAATGGGCGGAGGCTATGGTTTGTGCGCAAAGATAGTCGCACAAGGTGGAAAAACAATCGTTTTGGTATCCCAGAACCTATTCACCCGGAACGTATCCGAGCCGAACAGTTAGATGTCGTTCTCGTTCCCTTGATGGGCATTGATCAATATGGTTTTCGCTTAGGGATGGGTGGTGGGTTTTACGATACATCGATTGCTTGCCGACGGTTAAGAAATATGACTAGGCCAAAATTAATTGGTGTTGCTTATGAGTTGCAGAAGGTGAATCACCTAGAAGCAGATCCTTGGGATATTAGGATGGATGCTTTGGTTAGTGAAAAAGAGTTTAGCGTTTTCCCCAAAAACTAA
- the cheD gene encoding chemoreceptor glutamine deamidase CheD yields the protein MAAPKEEVITPNLYFDKRFETEAAKILPGEYYVTTRDMLIVTVLGSCVSACIRDRVTGIGGMNHFMLPDSNADADSPLSMSARYGAYAMEILINQLLKNGAKRNQLEAKVFGGGNVLRGFTVSNVGQRNSEFVHHFLDLENIPIVAQDLLDIYPRKVYYFPKTGKVLVRKLKTVHNNTIVQRERDYSMRINYGKVDGQVELF from the coding sequence ATGGCTGCGCCAAAAGAAGAGGTTATTACTCCTAACTTATATTTTGACAAACGCTTTGAAACAGAAGCTGCCAAAATTTTGCCTGGTGAATACTACGTCACGACCAGAGATATGCTGATTGTGACCGTGCTGGGGTCCTGCGTTTCTGCTTGTATTCGGGATCGGGTAACGGGGATTGGTGGAATGAATCACTTCATGTTGCCAGATTCAAATGCTGATGCTGATAGCCCTTTATCGATGTCAGCACGTTACGGCGCTTATGCAATGGAAATTCTCATTAACCAATTGCTTAAAAATGGTGCTAAACGAAATCAGTTAGAGGCAAAGGTGTTTGGTGGTGGTAATGTGTTGCGGGGATTTACAGTATCTAATGTAGGCCAGCGCAATTCAGAATTTGTGCATCACTTTTTGGATTTGGAAAACATTCCGATTGTTGCGCAAGATCTACTCGATATTTACCCACGGAAAGTATATTACTTCCCGAAAACTGGCAAAGTGCTAGTCAGAAAGTTGAAAACTGTACATAACAATACGATTGTGCAACGTGAACGCGATTACAGCATGCGCATTAATTACGGTAAGGTGGATGGACAGGTTGAACTGTTCTAA
- the argH gene encoding argininosuccinate lyase — protein MQSSGDKLWSGRFNEPVTELVKRYTASVDFDKRLAEFDIQGSLAHASMLNKVGILSAEDLDAIRQGMADILADIRADNFEWSLDLEDVHMNIERRLTEKVGDAGKRLHTGRSRNDQVATDIRLWLRHTIDLHLKEVAELQTSLLELASAHTDTVMPGFTHLQVAQPVTFGHHLLAYFEMLQRDAERLADCRKRVNRLPLGSAALAGTSYPIDRHYVAEQLGFEAVTENSLDSVSDRDFAIEYTAAASLIMTHLSRLSEELILWMSPRYGFIDLADRFCTGSSIMPQKKNPDVPELVRGKTGRVNGHLMGLLTLMKGQPLAYNKDNQEDKEPLFDTADTLSMTLTIYADMMRGVKVKPEAMRNAVLQGFATATDLADYLVKKGLPFRDAHEAVALAVRHAEQQSCDIADLSLETLQSFSSLVAADVFEVLTPEGSLASRNHIGGTAPVQVKAAIERAKTRILAK, from the coding sequence ATGCAATCTTCTGGCGACAAGCTTTGGTCCGGTCGTTTTAACGAACCCGTTACGGAGTTAGTAAAGCGTTACACTGCATCGGTGGATTTCGATAAACGACTAGCCGAGTTTGATATCCAAGGCTCACTAGCACACGCAAGTATGCTAAACAAAGTTGGCATTTTGTCAGCAGAAGATTTGGATGCTATTCGCCAAGGCATGGCTGACATTTTGGCGGATATTCGTGCAGATAATTTTGAATGGTCGTTAGACCTTGAAGATGTTCACATGAATATTGAGCGTCGCCTAACTGAAAAAGTAGGTGATGCAGGTAAGCGTTTGCACACCGGCCGCTCAAGAAATGACCAAGTAGCAACAGATATTCGCCTATGGTTGCGCCATACCATCGATTTACATCTGAAAGAAGTGGCTGAACTACAAACCAGTTTACTAGAGCTTGCAAGCGCTCATACTGATACCGTGATGCCTGGCTTTACACATTTACAGGTAGCGCAACCTGTGACATTTGGCCACCACTTGCTGGCTTACTTTGAAATGCTGCAAAGAGATGCAGAGCGCTTGGCTGATTGCCGCAAACGGGTAAACCGTCTGCCATTAGGTTCTGCTGCACTTGCTGGCACAAGCTACCCAATTGATCGCCATTATGTTGCTGAGCAACTTGGTTTTGAAGCCGTGACAGAAAATTCGCTAGACTCCGTATCTGACCGTGACTTTGCAATTGAATATACCGCAGCAGCTTCCTTAATCATGACGCACTTGTCACGTTTATCTGAAGAGTTGATTTTGTGGATGAGCCCACGTTATGGCTTTATCGATTTAGCTGACCGTTTCTGCACCGGCAGCTCTATCATGCCTCAGAAGAAAAACCCTGATGTTCCTGAGCTAGTTCGTGGTAAGACCGGTCGCGTAAATGGCCACCTAATGGGCTTACTGACCCTCATGAAAGGCCAGCCACTAGCTTACAACAAAGACAACCAAGAAGATAAAGAGCCGCTATTTGATACCGCGGACACGTTATCAATGACATTAACCATTTACGCAGACATGATGCGTGGCGTAAAAGTAAAACCAGAAGCCATGCGCAACGCCGTATTGCAAGGTTTTGCCACAGCAACTGACTTAGCTGATTACTTAGTGAAAAAAGGTCTTCCGTTCCGTGATGCGCACGAGGCAGTTGCACTCGCCGTTCGCCATGCAGAACAACAAAGTTGTGACATTGCAGATTTATCTTTAGAAACGCTCCAAAGCTTCTCATCCCTCGTCGCTGCAGACGTATTTGAAGTACTGACACCAGAAGGTTCACTTGCTAGCCGCAACCATATTGGTGGCACAGCACCTGTACAAGTAAAAGCGGCCATCGAAAGAGCAAAAACACGTATTTTGGCAAAATAA
- a CDS encoding Hpt domain-containing protein — MSVSIEQIVSYAETLGMPEELLPDLAVVVVEQLPAQLMSIAEALASGDVTQVMKTSHTYKGSVATFTDTRIWEVAKAIEFGARQNVSIPELKQVYAELPALHDEFLRLMEALVSRGS; from the coding sequence ATGAGCGTTAGTATTGAACAAATCGTCAGTTATGCTGAAACTTTAGGGATGCCTGAAGAATTGTTGCCCGATTTGGCAGTTGTAGTGGTCGAGCAACTCCCTGCGCAACTAATGTCGATCGCCGAGGCACTTGCTTCGGGTGATGTTACTCAGGTGATGAAGACATCTCATACCTATAAAGGTAGTGTAGCGACTTTTACGGATACTCGCATTTGGGAGGTGGCCAAGGCGATTGAATTTGGCGCCCGACAAAATGTGTCGATCCCCGAGTTAAAACAAGTATATGCAGAGTTACCGGCTTTGCATGACGAGTTTCTTAGACTGATGGAGGCGTTGGTTTCTAGGGGGTCGTAG